In Kordia antarctica, the following proteins share a genomic window:
- a CDS encoding STAS/SEC14 domain-containing protein produces MEIANENTNSYLKRYILQIGEIEIYDDYMLAQLNEGITIDVDTVREIQSIGGKHFPTEPFAYITVRKNSYAVDPTIYLKVFEVENLKAIAIVSEKFIDVHNIKIEQHFFNKPMNIFKTLPEAVTWVKSHL; encoded by the coding sequence GTGGAAATAGCTAACGAAAATACAAATTCATACCTAAAAAGATATATTTTACAAATAGGTGAAATAGAAATCTATGACGATTATATGCTTGCACAACTGAATGAAGGCATTACAATTGATGTTGATACTGTTCGCGAAATTCAATCAATTGGCGGCAAACATTTTCCAACAGAGCCTTTTGCATATATCACCGTTCGAAAAAACTCGTATGCCGTTGATCCGACTATATATTTAAAGGTATTTGAAGTTGAAAACTTAAAAGCAATTGCTATAGTTTCAGAAAAATTTATAGACGTTCATAATATTAAAATTGAACAACATTTTTTTAATAAACCAATGAACATCTTCAAAACACTTCCTGAAGCAGTTACTTGGGTAAAATCACACTTGTAA
- the hutH gene encoding histidine ammonia-lyase, with protein MTHEISSHILDITAIQDLLHSNATLTLSETASAKIIACREYLEQRLKDQKAPIYGINTGFGSLCNVKISDEHLSKLQENLVMSHACGTGDRVPQEIVKLMLLLKVQSLSYGHSGVQLETVQRLIDFYNHDILPVIFEQGSLGASGDLAPLAHLSLPLLGKGSVYYKGKEVASAEVLAEFDWQPIELKAKEGLALLNGTQFMSAYGVHMLLKSYKLSYFADFFAAISLEAFDGRLEPFNDLIHLIRPHNGQLKTAKRVQEFVEGSELISQEKKHVQDPYSFRCVPQVHGATKDTLAFIRKTFETEINSVTDNPNIFIQEDAIISGGNFHGQPLALALDYLAIAMAELGNISERRTFQLVSGLRGLPDFLVNNPGLNSGFMIPQYTAASIVSQNKQYATPASIDSIVSSNGQEDHVSMGANAATKAKKVVDNIERILAIELLNASQALVFRAPLKSSGFIETFLQMYRVEVPFVDEDRELHIAIRDTLSFIQNTNVENEVLFD; from the coding sequence ATGACACACGAAATAAGTTCACACATTTTAGATATTACGGCTATTCAAGACTTGTTACATTCCAATGCAACATTGACATTGTCAGAAACTGCATCTGCTAAAATTATAGCGTGTCGCGAATATTTAGAACAACGTTTAAAGGATCAGAAAGCACCTATTTATGGTATTAATACAGGATTTGGTTCGTTGTGTAATGTAAAAATTTCAGATGAACATTTATCAAAATTACAAGAAAATTTAGTGATGTCGCATGCTTGCGGAACTGGAGATCGCGTACCACAAGAGATTGTAAAGTTGATGTTGTTACTCAAAGTGCAATCGTTAAGTTATGGACATTCAGGTGTGCAATTGGAAACTGTGCAGCGTTTGATCGATTTTTATAATCATGATATTTTACCTGTAATTTTTGAACAAGGTTCGCTAGGAGCTTCTGGCGATTTAGCACCTTTGGCACATTTGTCATTACCGCTTTTGGGAAAAGGAAGCGTATATTATAAAGGAAAAGAAGTTGCTTCCGCAGAAGTTTTAGCCGAATTTGATTGGCAACCAATTGAATTGAAAGCAAAAGAAGGTTTGGCATTGTTAAACGGAACGCAGTTTATGAGCGCGTATGGCGTACATATGCTTTTAAAATCGTATAAATTATCATATTTCGCAGATTTCTTTGCGGCAATTTCGTTGGAAGCTTTTGATGGTAGATTGGAGCCGTTTAATGATTTGATTCATTTGATTCGTCCGCATAATGGACAATTGAAAACGGCAAAAAGAGTGCAAGAGTTTGTAGAAGGTAGCGAGTTAATTTCGCAAGAAAAGAAACATGTGCAAGATCCGTATTCGTTTCGATGTGTTCCGCAAGTGCATGGCGCAACGAAAGATACTTTGGCTTTTATTAGAAAAACATTTGAAACTGAAATTAATTCAGTAACCGATAATCCAAATATTTTTATTCAAGAAGATGCAATTATTTCTGGAGGAAATTTTCACGGACAACCTTTAGCTTTAGCGCTTGATTATTTGGCGATTGCAATGGCAGAACTTGGAAATATTTCTGAACGCAGAACGTTTCAATTGGTTTCAGGTTTGAGAGGTTTGCCAGATTTTTTAGTGAATAATCCAGGATTAAACTCTGGTTTTATGATTCCGCAATATACAGCGGCAAGTATTGTAAGTCAGAATAAACAATATGCAACACCTGCAAGTATTGATTCCATTGTTTCGTCTAACGGACAAGAAGATCATGTAAGTATGGGCGCAAATGCGGCTACGAAAGCAAAGAAAGTGGTTGATAATATTGAACGTATATTGGCAATTGAATTGTTAAACGCTTCACAAGCATTGGTGTTTAGAGCGCCATTGAAGAGTTCGGGATTTATAGAAACGTTTTTACAAATGTATAGAGTTGAAGTTCCGTTTGTAGATGAAGATAGAGAATTGCACATTGCTATTCGTGACACTTTGTCATTTATTCAGAATACGAATGTTGAAAATGAGGTGTTGTTTGATTAA